One Saccharopolyspora erythraea NRRL 2338 genomic region harbors:
- a CDS encoding MFS transporter: protein MKGRTAVRSSPASAFRALRYPDYRRWATADFVSVTGAWMQNLGLNWFVLTKTGSPGLLGLSLLFQALPGVLLASWAGALADRWPAQRVLYVTQALHGVLALVLAGVAWADGPLGAVYAIALAGGVVSVFDGPALGRFGSQLVTREDLSNALGLGSILSSGGRILGMGLAGALVAVTGVPVLFLINALSFGAVLFALARVRPEGIHPIASSPPERAGVRAGVRYVCGHRPLIVLFALTFVLSSLGRNYQVTMAAMSQGPLHAGAAGYSTLSVVFAAGTIVGGFVAASRQELTLHLVLAMALGTSVLQAFSGAAPDLWTFAVAVFPIAVGAVVLDTATSTRIQLDSDEDMRGRVLAAKGMVTAASGAVGGPLLGWMSETAGAGHALQVAGAVTVAATAGAWALFSWMKERRDLPRQQKWARLAAVHPASPSVDLPPVADKAVVRPPRGPQWQRPGRRRTGRIARRRNRARSHASVE from the coding sequence GTGAAAGGCCGCACCGCCGTGCGCTCCTCGCCCGCCAGCGCGTTCCGCGCGCTCAGATACCCCGACTACCGGCGGTGGGCCACCGCGGACTTCGTGTCCGTGACCGGTGCGTGGATGCAGAACCTCGGGCTCAACTGGTTCGTGCTCACCAAGACCGGATCGCCCGGCCTGCTCGGGCTTTCCCTTCTGTTCCAGGCACTTCCGGGCGTGCTGCTCGCCTCGTGGGCGGGCGCGCTGGCCGACCGGTGGCCCGCGCAGCGGGTGCTGTACGTGACGCAGGCGCTGCACGGCGTGCTCGCGCTGGTGCTGGCCGGGGTGGCGTGGGCCGACGGCCCGCTCGGCGCCGTCTACGCGATCGCGCTGGCCGGCGGTGTGGTCTCGGTCTTCGACGGGCCGGCGCTGGGGCGCTTCGGCTCGCAGCTGGTCACCCGCGAGGACCTGAGCAACGCGCTGGGCCTGGGTTCGATCCTCAGTTCGGGCGGCCGGATCCTGGGCATGGGGCTGGCGGGCGCGCTCGTGGCCGTGACCGGCGTTCCGGTGCTGTTCCTGATCAACGCGCTGAGCTTCGGGGCGGTGCTGTTCGCGCTGGCCCGCGTGCGGCCGGAAGGGATCCACCCCATCGCCTCCAGCCCGCCCGAGCGGGCCGGCGTGCGGGCAGGGGTCCGCTACGTGTGCGGGCACCGGCCGCTGATCGTGCTGTTCGCGCTGACGTTCGTGCTCTCCAGCCTCGGCCGCAACTACCAGGTGACCATGGCCGCGATGAGCCAGGGGCCGCTGCACGCGGGCGCGGCCGGCTACAGCACGCTGTCGGTCGTGTTCGCCGCGGGCACCATCGTCGGCGGGTTCGTGGCCGCCTCCCGTCAGGAGCTGACCCTGCACCTGGTGCTCGCGATGGCGCTGGGCACCAGCGTCCTGCAGGCGTTCAGCGGTGCGGCGCCCGACCTGTGGACCTTCGCGGTCGCGGTGTTCCCCATCGCCGTCGGCGCGGTCGTGCTCGACACCGCCACCAGCACGCGCATCCAGCTCGACTCCGACGAGGACATGCGCGGCCGCGTGCTGGCCGCCAAGGGGATGGTCACCGCCGCCTCGGGCGCGGTCGGCGGGCCGCTGCTGGGCTGGATGTCGGAGACCGCCGGAGCCGGGCACGCCCTGCAGGTCGCCGGGGCCGTCACGGTCGCCGCGACCGCGGGCGCCTGGGCGCTGTTCTCGTGGATGAAGGAACGGCGCGACCTGCCTCGGCAGCAGAAGTGGGCGCGGCTGGCGGCGGTGCACCCCGCGTCGCCGTCGGTGGACCTGCCGCCGGTGGCGGACAAGGCGGTGGTGCGTCCACCGCGCGGACCCCAGTGGCAGCGACCCGGCCGGCGTCGCACCGGCCGCATCGCCCGCCGCCGCAACCGTGCGCGTTCGCACGCATCGGTGGAGTGA
- a CDS encoding UDP-glucose 6-dehydrogenase: protein MTGPRRRVLVVGAEGPCRVAAEGLAVLGHEVLRSGESARRAEIVFVCGARDGEAVLAPVREHLRPGAVVVNSCCPPWESTYALRAGLRRGDLALISNPRQSECSTAQWLTPDAVVIGSDVDDAGDAVHSLYEGIAAPVVRTDVRSADLLPHAVNGCAAVKQSFFNDLAQLCDRLGVDITSVVRALSYDTRIGTSCTRPAPLSPAQRRSIEVLRAAAAEPGLLHAVAAAGTFPEEDACSPVGSLWWGPVTSG, encoded by the coding sequence GTGACGGGCCCGCGCCGCCGGGTCCTCGTCGTCGGCGCCGAGGGGCCGTGCCGGGTGGCGGCCGAGGGCCTTGCCGTGCTGGGGCACGAGGTTCTCCGGTCGGGCGAGTCCGCGCGGCGCGCCGAGATCGTCTTCGTGTGCGGAGCCCGCGACGGCGAAGCGGTGCTGGCGCCGGTGCGCGAGCACCTGCGGCCCGGGGCCGTCGTGGTCAATTCCTGTTGCCCACCATGGGAATCGACATATGCGCTGCGCGCCGGGCTGCGCCGCGGCGACCTGGCGCTGATCAGCAATCCACGGCAGTCCGAATGCTCCACCGCGCAGTGGCTCACGCCGGACGCGGTCGTCATCGGGTCTGATGTGGACGATGCCGGCGATGCGGTCCATTCACTGTACGAGGGCATCGCGGCGCCCGTCGTTCGCACGGACGTGCGGAGCGCGGACCTGCTGCCGCACGCGGTGAACGGCTGCGCGGCGGTGAAGCAGTCGTTCTTCAACGACCTCGCGCAGCTGTGCGACCGGCTCGGCGTCGACATCACCAGCGTCGTCCGGGCGCTGTCCTACGACACCCGCATCGGGACTTCCTGCACGAGGCCCGCTCCGCTGTCTCCGGCGCAGCGGCGCAGCATCGAGGTGCTTCGGGCGGCGGCTGCCGAACCGGGGCTGCTGCACGCCGTCGCCGCCGCCGGCACCTTCCCGGAGGAGGACGCATGTTCGCCCGTCGGATCGTTGTGGTGGGGACCGGTTACGTCGGGTTGA
- a CDS encoding SDR family oxidoreductase: protein MKPLGNVLITGGASGLGAATARAVAEEGGSPLVLDIAAPEIDAPHVRADLADREATEEAVHELVRKAGGRLDSVFTAAGVDSCGPIDSVPAEEWDRVVRVNLLGTAAVVRTALPYLKQSRGAVVTCSSTLGLKAVPDATAYCASKFGVLGFSRALAAETAGSVGVTTLVPGGMHTAFFDGRDEQYKPPADAKLNRPEDVARTVLFALRQPAGCEVREMVVCSSEEGSWP, encoded by the coding sequence ATGAAGCCGCTCGGCAACGTACTCATCACCGGAGGCGCGTCGGGCCTGGGCGCCGCGACGGCCCGGGCCGTGGCCGAGGAGGGCGGGAGCCCGCTCGTGCTCGACATCGCCGCCCCGGAGATCGACGCACCGCACGTCCGGGCGGACCTCGCCGACCGGGAGGCCACCGAGGAGGCGGTCCACGAGCTGGTCCGCAAGGCAGGCGGCAGGCTCGACTCGGTGTTCACCGCCGCCGGGGTCGACTCCTGCGGACCGATCGACTCGGTGCCCGCCGAGGAGTGGGATCGCGTGGTGCGGGTGAACCTGCTCGGCACGGCGGCGGTGGTGCGCACCGCGCTGCCGTACCTGAAGCAGAGCCGCGGAGCAGTCGTCACCTGCTCCTCGACGCTGGGCCTGAAGGCGGTGCCGGACGCGACGGCCTACTGCGCGTCCAAGTTCGGCGTGCTCGGCTTCTCCCGGGCGCTGGCCGCCGAGACGGCCGGTTCGGTCGGCGTGACCACGCTCGTGCCGGGCGGCATGCACACGGCGTTCTTCGACGGGCGGGACGAGCAGTACAAGCCGCCGGCGGACGCCAAGCTCAACCGGCCCGAGGACGTGGCGCGGACGGTGCTGTTCGCGCTGCGCCAGCCCGCCGGGTGCGAGGTCCGCGAGATGGTGGTGTGTTCGTCGGAGGAAGGGTCCTGGCCGTGA
- a CDS encoding DUF2188 domain-containing protein codes for MGERHVRPSDDAEGGWVVTGPDPGSSEHRTTTQGGAVDYARDRLLADGGGKLFVHGTDGVVREERSVGEGGGS; via the coding sequence ATGGGTGAACGACACGTCAGGCCGAGCGACGACGCCGAAGGCGGCTGGGTGGTGACCGGCCCCGACCCCGGCTCGAGCGAGCACCGCACCACGACGCAGGGCGGTGCGGTCGACTACGCCAGGGACCGCCTGCTGGCCGACGGCGGCGGGAAGCTCTTCGTGCACGGAACCGACGGGGTTGTCCGGGAAGAGCGTTCGGTGGGCGAAGGGGGTGGCTCATGA
- a CDS encoding DUF2795 domain-containing protein produces MSGPPRGELLRLLSGVDYPATKQQIHEKLVAQGAPPACLAALEDLPEGTYVEPDTALQAIPYQSG; encoded by the coding sequence ATGAGCGGCCCGCCGCGCGGTGAGCTGCTGCGCCTGCTGTCCGGTGTGGACTACCCGGCGACCAAGCAGCAGATCCACGAGAAGCTGGTGGCGCAGGGCGCTCCGCCTGCTTGCCTGGCGGCTCTGGAGGACTTGCCGGAGGGCACCTACGTGGAGCCCGACACGGCGCTCCAGGCCATCCCGTACCAGAGCGGGTGA
- a CDS encoding DUF6766 family protein — MGAPARSLRNNGLSIAFGVLFLAALAGQALAGHAEFNEEQSSHGLPGIGLGSYLMSSQFAVDVVENWRSEYLQFFLYVYATVWLLQLGSPESKPAERMGDETDPEQEVGRWSRRRSPPSARARGARRKLFSVSLGLVMGTIFLASWGVQAWSGWSAYNYQQVEQHHRASVGFAEYLTSGDFWSRTSQNWQSEFLAVGSMAVFSVYLRQRGSPESKPVGAPHSATEESG; from the coding sequence ATGGGCGCGCCGGCGCGGAGCCTGCGCAACAACGGCCTGAGCATCGCCTTCGGCGTGCTGTTCCTGGCCGCGCTCGCCGGGCAGGCGCTCGCGGGCCACGCGGAATTCAACGAGGAGCAGTCGTCGCACGGGCTGCCCGGGATCGGGCTGGGCTCCTACCTGATGTCCTCGCAGTTCGCCGTCGACGTCGTGGAGAACTGGCGGTCGGAGTACCTGCAGTTCTTCCTCTACGTCTACGCCACGGTCTGGCTGCTGCAACTCGGGTCGCCGGAGTCCAAGCCCGCCGAACGGATGGGCGACGAGACCGACCCCGAGCAGGAGGTCGGGCGGTGGTCCCGGCGGCGGTCACCGCCCTCGGCCCGGGCCCGCGGGGCGCGCCGGAAGCTCTTCTCCGTGTCGCTGGGCCTGGTGATGGGCACGATCTTCCTCGCTTCCTGGGGAGTGCAGGCGTGGTCGGGCTGGTCGGCCTACAACTACCAGCAGGTCGAGCAGCACCACCGGGCCTCGGTCGGCTTCGCGGAGTACCTGACCAGTGGTGACTTCTGGAGCCGGACGTCGCAGAACTGGCAGTCGGAGTTCCTCGCGGTCGGTTCGATGGCCGTGTTCAGCGTGTACCTCAGGCAGCGCGGTTCTCCGGAGTCGAAACCGGTCGGTGCGCCGCATTCGGCCACCGAGGAATCGGGTTAG
- a CDS encoding PfkB family carbohydrate kinase has product MRGPLVVVGDALLDIDIEGTAERLCPDAPVPVVDVTARRRRPGGAGLAALIAARQGVEVVLVAGVGTDDHGRELSGLLAEHVRLVDLPFQGATPCKTRVRVAGQSLLRVDSGEGQVLDGPLGAHLPPVLNNAGAVLVADYGRGTTRNSSLRRALRGLPSDVPLVWDPHGRGAEPVERADLVVPNRAEAAYFTGTQHLDSAAGAGRELLRRWGCRAVAVTLGCEGAMLVPPHRGQPFPVPRARSVRSSADVCGAGDSFAVAVALTMAEGSERPDAVSEAVDAASRFVADGGASHLATSQERAVATDPTAGRPALEDGATGGRNALDVAADVRRGGGRLVATGGCFDLLHPGHVRLLQRARELGDALVVCMNSDDSVRRLKGPGRPVVGEADRRHLLEALEPVDAVAVFDESSPSALLDELRPDVWVKGGDYDLASLPEADVVHRHGGRTVFVPLVEGYSTTRLLSGLSTAV; this is encoded by the coding sequence CCGGTCGTCGACGTCACCGCGCGCAGGCGCCGCCCCGGCGGTGCGGGACTGGCCGCGCTGATCGCCGCCCGCCAGGGCGTGGAGGTCGTGCTCGTCGCCGGTGTCGGCACCGACGACCACGGCCGCGAGCTGAGCGGACTGCTGGCCGAGCACGTCCGGCTGGTCGACCTGCCGTTCCAGGGCGCCACGCCGTGCAAGACGCGGGTGCGGGTCGCCGGCCAGTCGCTGCTGCGGGTCGACTCCGGCGAGGGCCAGGTGCTCGACGGGCCGCTCGGCGCGCACCTCCCGCCGGTGCTCAACAACGCGGGCGCGGTGCTGGTCGCCGACTACGGACGGGGCACGACGCGCAACTCTTCCCTGCGCCGCGCCCTGCGCGGGCTGCCCTCCGACGTGCCCCTGGTGTGGGATCCGCACGGCAGGGGTGCCGAACCGGTGGAGCGCGCCGACCTGGTGGTGCCCAACCGCGCGGAGGCCGCGTACTTCACCGGAACGCAGCACCTCGACTCCGCCGCCGGCGCGGGCCGGGAGCTGCTGCGGCGCTGGGGGTGCCGAGCGGTCGCGGTGACACTGGGGTGCGAGGGGGCGATGCTCGTCCCCCCGCACAGGGGTCAGCCCTTCCCGGTGCCCCGCGCCCGCTCGGTCAGGTCCAGCGCCGACGTCTGCGGCGCGGGCGACAGCTTCGCGGTCGCCGTCGCGCTGACGATGGCCGAGGGCTCCGAACGCCCGGACGCGGTGTCGGAGGCGGTCGACGCCGCCAGCCGCTTCGTCGCCGACGGCGGCGCCTCGCACCTGGCCACAAGTCAGGAGCGGGCGGTCGCCACCGACCCGACCGCGGGCAGGCCCGCCCTGGAGGACGGGGCCACGGGCGGGCGCAACGCGCTGGACGTCGCCGCCGACGTGCGTCGCGGCGGTGGGCGGCTGGTGGCCACCGGCGGGTGCTTCGACCTGCTGCACCCCGGCCACGTGCGGCTCCTGCAACGTGCCCGCGAGCTGGGCGACGCGCTCGTGGTGTGCATGAACTCCGACGACTCGGTGCGCAGGCTCAAGGGCCCCGGCCGCCCGGTCGTCGGCGAGGCCGACCGCAGGCACCTGCTGGAGGCGCTCGAACCGGTCGACGCCGTCGCGGTCTTCGACGAGAGCTCACCGTCGGCGCTGCTCGACGAGCTGCGGCCCGACGTGTGGGTGAAGGGAGGCGACTACGACCTCGCCTCGCTGCCCGAGGCCGACGTGGTCCACCGCCACGGCGGTCGCACCGTGTTCGTCCCGCTGGTCGAGGGCTACTCGACGACGAGGCTGCTCAGCGGTCTGAGCACGGCCGTGTAG
- a CDS encoding phosphate signaling complex PhoU family protein produces MREEFHGQLERLGGELTGMCGLAAESMRRATRALLEADLELSERVIADDVELDEAGERCEEHASTLLATQAPVATELRTVLATIYCAVKVERMGDLAAHVAEIARRAHPAPAVPPELLDRVREMAGLDIDMATRLAALVSGEGAEGGFDELRHTDDAVDALHAELLDAATGAEWTHGVAAAINLALLARFYERFADQAVSVARRLEFAATGTLPG; encoded by the coding sequence GTGCGCGAGGAGTTCCACGGGCAGTTGGAGCGGCTGGGCGGCGAGCTGACCGGCATGTGCGGGCTCGCCGCGGAATCCATGCGCCGGGCCACCCGGGCGCTGCTGGAGGCCGACCTGGAGCTTTCCGAGCGCGTCATCGCCGACGACGTCGAGCTCGACGAGGCGGGCGAGCGGTGCGAGGAGCACGCGAGCACGCTGCTCGCGACGCAGGCGCCCGTGGCCACCGAGCTGCGCACCGTGCTGGCCACGATCTACTGCGCGGTCAAGGTCGAACGCATGGGCGACCTGGCCGCCCACGTCGCCGAGATCGCCCGCCGCGCCCACCCCGCACCCGCCGTCCCGCCCGAGCTCCTCGACCGGGTGCGCGAGATGGCCGGGCTCGACATCGACATGGCCACCCGGCTCGCGGCGCTGGTGTCCGGGGAGGGCGCCGAAGGCGGCTTCGACGAGCTCCGGCACACCGACGACGCGGTCGACGCGCTGCACGCCGAGCTGCTCGACGCCGCTACCGGCGCCGAGTGGACGCACGGCGTCGCGGCGGCGATCAACCTCGCCCTGCTCGCCCGTTTCTACGAGCGCTTCGCCGACCAGGCGGTGTCGGTCGCCCGGCGCCTGGAGTTCGCCGCGACCGGCACCCTGCCGGGGTGA
- a CDS encoding UDP-glucose dehydrogenase family protein, which produces MFARRIVVVGTGYVGLTTGACLASLGHRVVCSDVDAAKVAVLARGEVRILEPGLAELVGEGLAAGRLEFAVGSAAAVAEAEVVFLCVPTPMGSGGAADLAAVESVVAEVGELLPAGCVLVCKSTVPVGTSARVAELVGRADVAVVSNPEFLREGSAVHDFLNPDRIVVGSDSQDAAERVAALYARLGAPTVLTDAASAEMVKYAANCFLATKLSYVNAVAELCERLGADIADVTEGMGFDRRIGQSFLQPGPGWGGSCLPKDTAALMRVAESVEFEFGLLRETIAANARQRERMVDKVAEACGVGAGASLRGVRLGLLGLTFKAGTDDLRDSPAMAVAGLLAARGAELVAYDPGLRGDEPGVAELVTLVDDPYQAAKGAAGLVVLTEWQEFRTVDWTRVAGLLEGPVVVDTRNHLDPDVLRRAGLSWRGVGRTPVTP; this is translated from the coding sequence ATGTTCGCCCGTCGGATCGTTGTGGTGGGGACCGGTTACGTCGGGTTGACCACGGGTGCGTGTCTGGCGTCGTTGGGGCATCGGGTGGTGTGCAGCGATGTGGACGCGGCCAAGGTGGCGGTGTTGGCGCGGGGTGAGGTGCGGATTCTGGAGCCGGGGCTGGCCGAGTTGGTGGGTGAGGGGCTGGCCGCGGGGCGGTTGGAGTTCGCGGTGGGGTCGGCGGCGGCGGTGGCCGAGGCCGAGGTGGTGTTCTTGTGCGTGCCGACGCCGATGGGTTCGGGTGGTGCGGCGGATCTGGCGGCGGTGGAGTCGGTGGTGGCCGAGGTGGGTGAGTTGCTGCCGGCGGGGTGTGTGCTGGTGTGCAAGTCGACGGTGCCGGTGGGTACCTCGGCGCGGGTGGCCGAGCTGGTGGGGCGTGCGGATGTGGCGGTGGTGAGCAATCCGGAGTTCTTGCGTGAGGGTTCGGCGGTGCATGACTTCCTGAATCCGGATCGGATCGTGGTGGGTTCGGATTCGCAGGACGCGGCGGAGCGGGTGGCGGCGTTGTATGCGCGGTTGGGGGCGCCGACGGTGCTGACCGACGCGGCGAGCGCGGAGATGGTCAAGTACGCGGCGAACTGTTTTCTGGCGACGAAGTTGTCGTATGTGAACGCGGTGGCGGAGTTGTGCGAGCGGTTGGGTGCCGATATCGCGGATGTGACCGAGGGGATGGGGTTCGATCGGCGGATCGGGCAGTCGTTCCTGCAGCCGGGTCCGGGTTGGGGTGGGTCGTGTCTGCCGAAGGACACCGCGGCGTTGATGCGGGTGGCGGAGTCGGTGGAGTTCGAGTTCGGGTTGTTGCGGGAGACGATCGCGGCCAACGCGCGGCAGCGGGAGCGGATGGTGGACAAGGTCGCCGAGGCCTGCGGGGTGGGCGCGGGTGCGTCGTTGCGGGGTGTGCGGTTGGGGTTGTTGGGGTTGACGTTCAAGGCGGGTACGGATGATCTGCGGGATTCGCCGGCGATGGCGGTGGCGGGGTTGCTGGCGGCGCGGGGTGCGGAGCTGGTGGCCTACGACCCGGGGTTGCGGGGCGATGAGCCGGGGGTGGCGGAGTTGGTGACGTTGGTGGATGACCCGTATCAGGCGGCCAAGGGCGCGGCGGGGTTGGTGGTGCTGACCGAGTGGCAGGAGTTCCGGACGGTGGACTGGACGCGGGTGGCGGGGCTGTTGGAGGGCCCGGTGGTGGTGGATACCCGCAACCATCTGGATCCGGACGTGTTGCGGCGGGCGGGGTTGTCCTGGCGGGGTGTGGGCCGCACCCCGGTGACCCCCTGA
- a CDS encoding glycosyltransferase family 9 protein yields MTSTVLVLRALGLGDLLTAVPALRGLRRAHPGHRIVLAAPRGLGPLLPLVDAVDELHPTPDMREFDWPDAPVELAVNLHGSGPQSTTALRAARPRRLVTHANPALPDVEGPRWPSGEHEVRRWCRLLRHHGIPADHDDLRLRPPDATSPAPDAVVVHPGASHAARCWPRERFAALARWLAARGRRVVITGGAEERERAHQVAALADLPPESVLAGRTALPELAALVASARLVVCGDTGVAHLATGFGTPSVVLFGPVSPAEWGPPEDPNHVALWTGTVGDTFADEPDPGLLRLTTDEVIEAAAAQLDRCAAVPRGGPP; encoded by the coding sequence GTGACGAGCACCGTGCTCGTCCTGCGGGCGCTGGGGCTGGGCGACCTGCTGACCGCGGTCCCGGCGCTGCGCGGGCTGCGGCGGGCCCACCCCGGCCACCGCATCGTCCTCGCCGCGCCGCGTGGTCTGGGGCCGCTGCTGCCGCTGGTGGACGCGGTGGACGAGCTGCACCCGACGCCGGACATGCGCGAGTTCGACTGGCCGGATGCGCCGGTGGAGCTCGCGGTGAACCTGCACGGCTCGGGTCCGCAGAGCACCACGGCTCTGCGCGCCGCCCGTCCGCGGCGGCTGGTCACCCACGCGAACCCTGCTCTGCCCGATGTGGAGGGACCCCGCTGGCCGAGCGGTGAGCACGAGGTGCGGCGATGGTGCCGGTTGCTGCGGCACCACGGCATCCCGGCCGATCACGACGACCTCCGGCTACGGCCCCCGGACGCGACGAGCCCGGCGCCGGACGCCGTCGTCGTGCACCCCGGCGCCAGCCACGCCGCCCGATGCTGGCCGCGGGAGCGCTTCGCCGCGCTGGCCCGCTGGCTGGCCGCGCGGGGCCGGCGGGTGGTGATCACCGGCGGCGCCGAGGAGCGCGAGCGCGCCCACCAGGTCGCGGCACTCGCAGACCTGCCACCGGAAAGCGTGCTCGCGGGGCGCACCGCGCTGCCGGAACTGGCCGCGCTGGTCGCGAGCGCCCGGCTGGTGGTGTGCGGTGACACCGGCGTCGCGCACCTGGCCACCGGCTTCGGCACGCCGTCGGTGGTGCTGTTCGGCCCGGTGTCCCCAGCGGAGTGGGGGCCACCGGAGGACCCGAACCACGTCGCGCTGTGGACGGGCACGGTGGGCGACACCTTCGCCGACGAGCCGGACCCCGGCCTGCTGCGGCTGACCACCGACGAGGTGATCGAGGCGGCCGCGGCGCAGCTCGACCGGTGCGCCGCCGTGCCACGTGGGGGACCGCCGTGA